In Chelmon rostratus isolate fCheRos1 chromosome 9, fCheRos1.pri, whole genome shotgun sequence, the following proteins share a genomic window:
- the thoc3 gene encoding THO complex subunit 3 — protein sequence MASQYYQEMQESFKNNNKSREFPAHTAKVHSVAWSCDGRRLASGSFDKTASVFVLEKDRLVKENNYRGHGDSVDQLCWHPTNPDLFVTASGDKTIRIWDVRTTKCIATVNTKGENINICWSPDGQTIAVGNKDDVVTFIDAKTHRSKAEEQFKFEVNEISWNNDNDMFFLTNGNGCINILSYPELKPIQSINAHPSNCICIKFDPTGKYFATGSADALVSLWNVEELVCVRCFSRLDWPVRTLSFSHDGKMLASASEDHFIDIAEVETGEKLWEVQCDSPTFTVAWHPKRPLLAYACDDKEGKYDNNREAGTVKLFGLPNDS from the exons ATGGCGTCGCAGTACTACCAAGAGATGCAAGAGAGcttcaaaaataacaacaaaagtCGAGAATTCCCAGCTCACACAGCAAAAGTTCACTCGGTGGCGTGGAGCTGTGACGGCAGGAGACTGGCCTCCGGCTCTTTTGATAAAACAGCCAGCGTTTTCGTCCTCGAAAAGGACCGTTTG gtgaAGGAAAACAACTACAGAGGTCATGGAGACAGTGTGGATCAGCTCTGCTGGCATCCAACCAACCCAGATCTGTTTGTCACAGCATCAGGAGACAAGACCATTCGCATCTGGGACGTCCGCACCACCAAATGCATCGCCACCGTCAATACGAAAG GAGAGAACATTAACATCTGCTGGAGCCCTGATGGTCAGACCATCGCTGTCGGGAACAAAGACGATGTGGTGACCTTCATCGATGCCAAGACACATCGCTCCAAGGCGGAGGAGCAGTTCAAGTTCGAAGTGAACGAGATCTCCTGGAACAATGACAACGACATGTTCTTCCTCACGAACGGCAACGGCTGCATCAACATTCTGAG ttatCCGGAGCTGAAGCCCATCCAGTCCATCAACGCTCACCCGTCCAACTGCATCTGTATCAAGTTTGACCCTACGGGGAAATACTTCGCCACAGGAAGTGCCGACGCCCTCGTCAGCCTGTGGAACGTGGAGGAACTGGTGTGTGTTCGCTGCTTCTCCAG GCTTGACTGGCCTGTGAGGACACTGAGCTTTAGCCATGATGGAAAGATGTTGGCCTCAGCCTCCGAGGATCACTTCATAGACATCGCAGAGGTGGAAACGG GAGAGAAGCTGTGGGAGGTGCAGTGTGATTCTCCAACCTTTACCGTGGCCTGGCACCCCAAGAGGCCGCTGCTGGCCTACGCCTGCGACGACAAGGAGGGCAAATACGACAACAACCGGGAGGCGGGTACTGTCAAACTGTTTGGCCTTCCCAACGACTCCTGA